A part of Plasmodium coatneyi strain Hackeri chromosome 8, complete sequence genomic DNA contains:
- a CDS encoding Variable surface protein Vir7-like protein, translated as MSESGRGPLTGSDWLNLPYGKIYSELEEAQDECNNHDANVQSVKGALSTKQGTDEHGRKIVKAYCEASQKKNAQQKSSEDMYCNVVYYWIGDTLYNVLDEGSNNFSDLMSRVYSILRGEYAENKCDIVYKDGIDKDLFGYRKKVYEFSQNYEEIQQQLRRHIQKCDENYFDNLKAAEEAFSAVLTDCNGKIDPYCMQFKNTFDVSNGQIPLTLSYNGSSKSKGESDQEVTVYNNVQLKLNFASKANPTATIVSSILGIAGLPTITFFLYKRQQRKE; from the exons ATGTCAGAATCAGGAAGAGGACCACTAACG GGGTCCGACTGGTTGAACTTACCTTACGGAAAAATATACTCCGAATTAGAAGAAGCTCAGGATGAATGTAATAACCACGATGCAAATGTCCAAAGTGTGAAGGGAGCATTAAGCACGAAGCAAGGCACTGACGaacatggaaggaaaattgtgAAAGCATACTGTGAGGCATCccaaaagaagaatgcaCAGCAGAAATCGTCCGAGGACATGTACTGTAATGttgtatattattggataggagatacattatataatgtattaGACGAGGGCAGTAATAATTTCTCAGACCTCATGTCCCGAGTTTACAGCATCCTTAGGGGCGAATATGCAGAAAATAAGTGTGACATTGTATACAAAGATGGCATTGACAAAGACCTCTTTggttatagaaaaaaagtatatgaGTTCTCGCAGAACTATGAAGAAATACAACAACAGTTAAGGAGGCATATACAGAAGTGCGACGAAAATTACTTCGATAACCTCAAAGCAGCTGAAGAAGCATTTAGTGCTGTACTTACTGATTGTAATGGCAAAATCGACCCATATTGTATGCAATTCAAAAATACCTTTGATGTAAGTAATGGTCAAATCCCACTAACATTATCATATAATGGGTCATCTAAgtcaaaaggggaaagtgaCCAAGAGGTTACCGTTTATAACAACGTTCAGTTAAAACTGAACTTTGCATCTAAAGCGAATCCCACTGCAACCATTGTTTCTTCCATCCTAGGAATAGCCGGGCTACCAACAAttactttcttcttatataaa AGGCaacagaggaaggaatag